The following are encoded together in the Fibrobacter sp. UWR4 genome:
- the coaE gene encoding dephospho-CoA kinase (Dephospho-CoA kinase (CoaE) performs the final step in coenzyme A biosynthesis.), giving the protein MIGITGQIGAGKSFVGQILRGRGISVIDADLAVHQLYGDNQELRESIAREFGPEALTESGVDRKFFADLIFRDASARVKLESMIYPVLTAYVQRENPEFVEAALFENVPDMVNLLDEIWVVTAPAEVRLKRLMENRNFSRDDALRRMALQQDKDSEEFWKKLFPGKTLRFIPNAGDVPPVLP; this is encoded by the coding sequence ATGATTGGAATTACGGGACAGATTGGTGCGGGTAAATCCTTCGTGGGGCAAATCCTGCGGGGGCGTGGGATAAGCGTCATTGACGCCGATCTTGCGGTCCACCAGCTGTATGGTGACAATCAGGAACTGCGGGAGAGTATCGCCCGTGAGTTTGGTCCTGAAGCCCTGACGGAATCGGGCGTGGACCGTAAATTCTTCGCGGATTTGATCTTTAGGGATGCAAGCGCACGAGTTAAACTGGAATCCATGATCTATCCGGTCCTTACGGCTTATGTCCAGAGGGAAAATCCCGAATTCGTAGAGGCTGCCCTGTTCGAAAATGTGCCCGACATGGTAAATCTTCTGGACGAAATCTGGGTGGTTACCGCCCCCGCAGAAGTTCGCCTGAAGCGCCTGATGGAAAACCGCAATTTCTCTCGGGACGATGCCCTCCGTCGTATGGCCCTCCAGCAGGATAAGGATTCCGAGGAATTCTGGAAAAAGCTATTCCCGGGGAAGACTCTCAGGTTTATTCCCAACGCAGGGGATGTTCCTCCTGTGCTTCCGTAA
- a CDS encoding DMT family transporter, with amino-acid sequence MSWLILALASAFFLGCYDLAKKKSVQGNAVRPVLFLCSAFYALLMLPVLLTGHCESLPLQSHVYLIGKAAIVGGSWILTYNALAHLPLSIATTIRALAPVFTIFIAVTFMGERPFALQWAGVAVCICSYVCLSMAGRKEMGHFFSNGWVICMVLGTILASCSGIYDKFILQRMNFEPLTVQVWFAIYMTLWQFAVCAITWFPKRKTTTPFQFRWSFVLVAVLLLVADRCYFLSVSDKDALISLVTVFRRSSVLISFVAGLLFFKERKSPLKWVALFGIITGLCMIALGK; translated from the coding sequence ATGTCATGGTTAATTTTAGCACTTGCTTCTGCCTTTTTTTTGGGTTGTTACGATTTGGCGAAAAAAAAGTCCGTACAGGGTAACGCCGTACGCCCGGTTTTGTTCCTCTGTAGCGCCTTTTACGCCTTGTTGATGCTTCCTGTACTGCTTACGGGGCATTGCGAGTCTCTACCTCTCCAGAGTCATGTTTACCTTATAGGCAAGGCTGCCATTGTGGGCGGTAGCTGGATTTTAACATACAATGCCTTGGCACACCTGCCTTTGTCCATTGCGACTACCATACGTGCGTTGGCGCCTGTATTCACCATCTTTATCGCGGTCACCTTCATGGGGGAACGTCCCTTTGCCTTGCAGTGGGCGGGTGTTGCAGTGTGTATTTGCAGTTACGTTTGCCTGAGCATGGCTGGACGCAAGGAAATGGGCCATTTTTTCAGCAACGGCTGGGTGATTTGCATGGTGCTAGGGACCATTCTTGCCTCCTGCAGTGGTATTTATGACAAATTTATCCTGCAGCGCATGAATTTCGAACCCCTGACGGTACAAGTCTGGTTCGCCATCTATATGACCCTTTGGCAGTTTGCGGTTTGCGCCATCACTTGGTTCCCCAAACGTAAAACGACGACGCCCTTCCAGTTCCGCTGGAGTTTTGTGCTGGTGGCGGTGCTGCTTCTTGTGGCCGACCGCTGTTATTTCCTGTCTGTAAGCGACAAGGACGCCCTGATTTCTCTGGTGACGGTATTCAGACGTTCCAGCGTGCTGATCAGTTTTGTCGCTGGATTGCTATTCTTCAAGGAACGCAAGAGCCCGCTGAAGTGGGTTGCACTGTTTGGTATCATTACGGGTCTTTGCATGATCGCCCTGGGAAAGTAA
- the mscL gene encoding large conductance mechanosensitive channel protein MscL, translating to MGIKGKATSLLEEFKAFAFKGNIVDMAIGVIIGGAFGKIVTSFVNDIVMPGVTAIIAMGGGKDAGAGLKELVYTTEAGVAIPYGNFIGGIVDFLIVAIVVFLVMKKFLGFMQNMRKAEEAPAEPPAPPAPPEPSAEEKLLTEIRDLLKK from the coding sequence ATGGGTATCAAAGGTAAAGCAACATCCCTTCTCGAAGAATTCAAGGCCTTCGCATTCAAGGGCAATATCGTCGACATGGCTATCGGTGTCATCATCGGTGGTGCATTCGGTAAGATCGTAACCTCTTTCGTCAACGACATCGTGATGCCGGGCGTTACCGCCATCATCGCTATGGGCGGTGGCAAGGACGCAGGTGCCGGCCTCAAGGAACTGGTTTACACCACCGAAGCTGGCGTTGCTATTCCTTACGGCAACTTCATCGGCGGCATCGTTGACTTCCTCATCGTTGCAATCGTTGTCTTCCTCGTCATGAAGAAGTTCCTCGGCTTCATGCAGAATATGCGCAAGGCAGAAGAAGCTCCGGCAGAACCTCCTGCACCGCCGGCACCTCCTGAACCGTCTGCAGAAGAAAAGCTCCTCACCGAAATCCGCGACCTTCTTAAGAAGTAA
- a CDS encoding DNA replication/repair protein RecF has protein sequence MIESVYIDGLRSLTGFEQEFGPGITVVYGPNGCGKTSLLEGIYLLSQGFSFRAKDLKELIRWKADELILRGAFSDGDRQRSRAIRVHRRGNDVRENGENLKSASAFFGNCPAVIMQPSDIELLRGAPEVRRHWLDEILCFRSPANASVLRRYKRVLQQRNQWLRQYKKEGNAVGGEELFKVLTIQLVEQGAKLWAARLNLSREISPIITSYYRKLSGGVDEITCAYKSSILKELDAMDGAEFLDDDGLDEAAAGSGEVAIAADVSGAYSAESAVDEEVLRVAFQRKLEGLEFVEKMQGMTMSGPHKDDLALCIGGYEMRSVGSQGQCRSAAVAMRFAAVDVATRYVEKPILLLDDIFAELDVNRRDAVAALIREKQCQVVIATPQKEDLPFMADAEIILK, from the coding sequence GTGATAGAAAGTGTCTATATAGATGGCCTCCGCAGTTTAACCGGGTTCGAACAGGAGTTTGGGCCAGGCATTACGGTGGTATATGGTCCTAATGGCTGTGGCAAAACGTCCCTGCTGGAAGGAATCTACTTGCTATCTCAGGGGTTTTCCTTCCGTGCCAAGGACCTGAAGGAACTGATCCGCTGGAAGGCGGATGAACTGATCCTGCGTGGGGCGTTTTCCGATGGCGATCGCCAGAGGAGCCGTGCCATCAGGGTGCATCGTCGTGGCAATGACGTTCGTGAAAATGGGGAAAACCTGAAGTCCGCTTCCGCATTTTTCGGGAACTGCCCCGCTGTCATAATGCAGCCATCGGATATTGAACTTCTGAGAGGTGCTCCCGAAGTTCGCCGCCACTGGCTGGATGAAATCCTCTGTTTCCGTTCTCCTGCGAATGCTTCCGTATTAAGGCGTTACAAGCGTGTCCTCCAGCAGCGCAACCAGTGGTTGCGTCAGTACAAGAAAGAGGGGAACGCTGTTGGCGGTGAGGAACTGTTCAAGGTTCTGACCATACAGCTGGTGGAACAGGGGGCCAAACTGTGGGCAGCCCGATTGAACCTCTCTCGGGAAATTTCTCCCATCATCACCAGCTACTACCGTAAACTTTCGGGCGGGGTGGACGAAATTACCTGCGCCTATAAAAGTTCCATCCTGAAGGAATTGGACGCGATGGATGGTGCTGAGTTCTTGGATGACGATGGCCTGGACGAAGCGGCTGCAGGAAGTGGCGAGGTGGCTATTGCTGCCGACGTGAGTGGCGCCTATTCTGCGGAAAGCGCTGTGGATGAGGAAGTCCTTCGGGTTGCCTTCCAGAGAAAGCTGGAAGGTCTTGAATTTGTGGAAAAAATGCAGGGCATGACCATGTCTGGCCCCCATAAGGACGATTTGGCCCTGTGTATCGGTGGATACGAGATGCGTTCCGTAGGGTCTCAGGGGCAGTGCCGTTCCGCCGCGGTTGCCATGCGCTTTGCTGCTGTGGATGTTGCGACCCGCTATGTGGAAAAGCCTATTTTGCTGCTGGACGATATTTTTGCCGAGCTGGACGTAAATCGTCGAGATGCTGTGGCGGCCCTTATCCGCGAAAAGCAGTGTCAGGTGGTGATTGCAACTCCTCAGAAGGAAGATCTGCCCTTTATGGCGGATGCTGAAATAATTTTGAAATAG
- a CDS encoding outer membrane lipoprotein carrier protein LolA — protein sequence MHQRIFKTILLLIGFLLVPQVFSMSADEAMKKSQAWFKTGKAWNLDFKVQVFYAESPDIASEQGSLLVAEGDKFKLELAGIRFYSDGESLWQHNVEQKQVLIKAVEDLSSQLHPSELLFKYLNCKATSITTGSFGGKTLWVLKLDPSKYSGQFSQMEVWLSQKDFSPVRLFTVDPAGNSSWYNIVNLKVLKSFSNDDFKYKSSKDVDEIDMR from the coding sequence ATGCATCAAAGAATTTTTAAGACCATCCTCCTATTGATTGGCTTCCTGCTGGTTCCGCAGGTTTTTTCTATGTCCGCTGACGAGGCCATGAAAAAATCCCAGGCCTGGTTTAAGACGGGCAAGGCCTGGAATCTTGATTTCAAGGTCCAGGTGTTTTATGCGGAATCCCCGGATATAGCATCCGAACAGGGAAGCCTGCTGGTTGCCGAAGGTGACAAGTTCAAGCTGGAGTTGGCCGGTATCCGATTCTATAGCGACGGGGAATCCCTGTGGCAGCATAATGTGGAGCAGAAGCAGGTGCTGATCAAGGCTGTGGAAGACTTGTCCAGCCAGCTCCATCCATCGGAACTTCTTTTCAAGTATCTGAACTGCAAGGCAACATCCATCACTACAGGTTCCTTCGGTGGCAAGACCCTCTGGGTGTTAAAGCTGGATCCTTCCAAGTATTCCGGACAGTTCAGCCAGATGGAAGTCTGGCTTTCCCAGAAGGATTTTTCCCCGGTACGCCTCTTTACGGTGGACCCTGCAGGAAACAGCTCCTGGTACAATATCGTTAACCTTAAGGTGTTGAAGAGTTTTTCCAATGACGATTTCAAGTACAAGTCCTCCAAGGACGTAGACGAAATCGACATGCGCTAG
- the opgC gene encoding OpgC domain-containing protein: protein MRIRALDSIRGLLLLQMTLDHFGKPISQYLYQCFGFFSAAEGFFFLSGFVGMYAAVSKQAKDPTQSWMRKRAVRIWLYHISTLMLMGTLAFFLLPRIRYLFQPIFNHPLQAIPLSLSLVHTPEWMDILPLYVILMLVGSFVFPRYVKAKNKRQVFLLWLPSLGLWFVSQFGLRDALNGVFPRWTHHGVFDPFSWQLVYFTGAAVAAWWKRTDTNSTRIVNKATLPLVVAFTFCMLWSHQVLPLELPGDALTSRERLGVLRFADFFIFMMLIGAIVRKWPAALDFKFTNVIGKHSLDVYSSHIVFLLLWFSTPGSVRYAFPWNIIAPAVTCVLLWTIAKLREPKTNR, encoded by the coding sequence GTGAGAATTCGCGCGCTAGATTCTATCCGGGGCCTCCTGCTCCTGCAGATGACCCTGGATCATTTCGGCAAGCCCATATCTCAATACCTTTATCAGTGCTTCGGCTTCTTCAGTGCGGCCGAAGGTTTTTTTTTCCTGTCCGGTTTTGTGGGAATGTATGCGGCCGTAAGCAAGCAGGCGAAGGACCCCACCCAAAGCTGGATGCGTAAACGTGCCGTAAGAATCTGGTTATACCACATTTCTACCCTGATGCTCATGGGAACGCTCGCATTCTTTTTGCTCCCGAGAATACGGTACCTTTTCCAGCCCATATTCAATCACCCGCTGCAGGCGATTCCCTTAAGCCTGTCGCTGGTCCATACCCCCGAGTGGATGGACATCCTGCCGCTGTATGTAATCCTCATGCTGGTGGGTAGTTTCGTCTTCCCACGCTACGTGAAGGCGAAGAACAAAAGGCAGGTCTTCCTGCTGTGGCTGCCGTCCCTAGGGCTTTGGTTCGTCTCCCAGTTTGGACTGCGGGACGCCTTGAACGGAGTATTCCCACGCTGGACACACCATGGGGTGTTTGACCCCTTCAGCTGGCAACTGGTGTATTTCACGGGGGCTGCGGTCGCCGCCTGGTGGAAACGAACCGACACGAATTCCACCCGCATCGTAAACAAGGCCACCCTCCCGCTAGTCGTTGCGTTTACCTTCTGCATGCTGTGGTCCCACCAGGTCCTCCCGCTGGAACTGCCTGGAGATGCACTTACCAGCAGGGAACGTCTGGGCGTGCTACGCTTTGCGGACTTCTTTATATTCATGATGCTTATCGGCGCCATCGTCAGGAAATGGCCCGCCGCACTGGACTTCAAGTTTACCAACGTTATCGGCAAGCATAGCCTGGACGTTTATTCATCCCACATCGTATTCCTGCTGCTGTGGTTCTCCACCCCGGGCAGCGTAAGGTACGCCTTCCCCTGGAACATTATCGCTCCCGCAGTCACCTGCGTCCTGCTGTGGACGATTGCGAAACTTAGGGAACCCAAGACGAACCGCTGA
- a CDS encoding glycogen synthase, whose amino-acid sequence MNILVVSPEAGNWKHTSPLATAVNRMTDAFASGGVKVLTCSPFFKSLLVDVDSYHCIYTGEEKLLGKSYQIFVSDKDPLHTYIYNEEYFGRPDVYGPPDEIPYLDNHLRFAFLASAALAYAEATEYSCQAIMGHEWGGALVGALARTTYAGYAGEIPFFFNVHNITYDFHVPSSEIEKIGLPRENYNMDGYEFWGKVSLLKAGILYATKVLFPSPGYRDAMLNTNLPGGLSGFLNRNADKLIGVQFGVSYQVWDFNDQECLPIKEAKRRAKHSLQEKLGQNLEQKMVMYVHLDTEAGNTSETLATVLSDITRLDIFIIVGISSKDPDWEYYKNFSSQYPSVMAIHDLSDESVDGTIVLRDMLAGSDLLFAASLREPSSSIILKAMAAGTIPLTGRAVGVATMLTDYTLETAGEANAFLVEDANAPDQMLRRTKDVENVFKTEVADWDKCVVNAYSGFHYEWCRTISKYLLILGELGI is encoded by the coding sequence ATGAACATCCTTGTCGTAAGCCCTGAAGCAGGTAACTGGAAGCATACCAGCCCCCTGGCCACAGCGGTAAACCGTATGACCGACGCTTTTGCAAGCGGCGGTGTCAAGGTACTGACTTGTTCACCCTTCTTCAAAAGCCTCTTGGTGGACGTGGACAGCTACCACTGCATCTACACCGGCGAAGAAAAGCTGCTAGGCAAGTCCTACCAGATTTTTGTTTCCGACAAGGATCCCCTCCACACTTACATCTATAACGAAGAATATTTTGGAAGACCGGACGTCTATGGTCCGCCCGACGAGATTCCCTATCTGGACAACCACCTGCGCTTCGCCTTCCTGGCATCTGCAGCGCTCGCCTACGCCGAAGCAACCGAATACAGCTGCCAGGCTATTATGGGGCACGAATGGGGCGGTGCTCTGGTAGGCGCCCTGGCCCGAACCACCTATGCAGGTTACGCTGGCGAAATTCCGTTCTTCTTCAACGTCCATAACATTACGTACGATTTCCACGTCCCCTCCAGCGAGATCGAAAAGATCGGTCTCCCTCGTGAAAACTACAACATGGACGGCTATGAATTCTGGGGCAAGGTCAGCCTGCTCAAGGCCGGCATCCTGTACGCCACCAAGGTGCTGTTCCCGTCTCCGGGTTACCGCGACGCCATGCTCAATACAAACCTGCCCGGTGGTCTTAGCGGCTTCCTGAACCGAAACGCCGACAAGCTCATTGGCGTCCAGTTCGGCGTAAGCTACCAGGTTTGGGATTTCAACGACCAGGAATGCCTCCCCATCAAGGAAGCCAAGCGCAGAGCAAAGCATTCCCTGCAGGAAAAGTTGGGACAGAATCTGGAACAGAAGATGGTCATGTATGTCCATCTGGATACTGAAGCTGGTAACACTTCCGAAACCCTGGCGACCGTCCTTTCCGACATTACCCGCCTGGACATTTTCATTATCGTAGGCATTTCCTCCAAGGATCCGGACTGGGAATACTACAAGAACTTCTCAAGCCAGTACCCCTCTGTCATGGCGATCCATGACCTGAGCGACGAATCCGTGGACGGAACCATCGTTCTTCGAGACATGCTGGCAGGCTCCGACCTTCTATTCGCAGCAAGCCTCCGTGAACCGTCCTCCTCCATTATCCTGAAGGCTATGGCGGCAGGTACAATTCCCCTGACCGGACGTGCAGTAGGTGTAGCCACCATGCTTACCGACTACACCCTGGAAACCGCAGGCGAAGCAAACGCATTCCTGGTAGAAGACGCCAACGCTCCCGACCAGATGCTGCGCCGCACCAAGGACGTGGAAAACGTCTTCAAGACCGAAGTGGCAGACTGGGACAAGTGCGTGGTGAACGCCTATAGCGGATTCCATTACGAATGGTGCAGGACCATCTCCAAGTACCTGCTGATCCTCGGCGAACTGGGGATTTAA
- a CDS encoding ROK family protein, giving the protein MTKEIKSAAEIKANNVATIKRALLDMKTATKPEVAEKTKLSVVTCGTILNELTANGTIVEESLRLSSGGRPAMSYRFSENIGYALCLYTYTDGDCSYIRYQILDVFGNILDSKAIQEKSITIPTLINHIQEIRKPYTRIKVIVLGVQGCINKDIIEFTDLPELSGHNLKKEIEEATGIFTRVHNDMKTVALGFSKISPEIKNGNADEHLENNIALLFFPQGRTPAGSFIVDGHILRGSSNLAGELSFFPFSVEKEKLPEIFSSLEKAQSYVDRLFVATTVFLDPAVIFVTGGLSNWMNAEKIVSTLQERLNRSQLPKIIIQPRAEVEYFAGLYSIAVDHLLGA; this is encoded by the coding sequence ATGACAAAAGAGATTAAATCCGCAGCCGAGATCAAGGCGAACAACGTCGCAACCATCAAGCGCGCACTTCTGGACATGAAAACGGCCACAAAGCCCGAAGTGGCAGAAAAGACGAAGCTCAGTGTGGTCACATGCGGAACCATTCTCAACGAGCTTACCGCCAACGGGACCATCGTCGAAGAAAGCCTGCGGCTTTCCAGCGGAGGCCGCCCCGCCATGAGTTACCGCTTTAGCGAAAACATCGGCTACGCCCTGTGCCTTTACACCTATACCGACGGCGATTGCTCCTACATCCGTTACCAGATTTTGGACGTTTTCGGAAACATCCTGGATTCCAAAGCCATTCAGGAAAAATCCATTACGATCCCCACCCTCATCAATCATATCCAGGAAATCCGCAAGCCCTACACCAGGATCAAAGTCATCGTCTTGGGGGTTCAGGGATGCATCAACAAGGACATTATCGAATTTACCGACCTTCCGGAATTGAGCGGTCACAACCTCAAGAAGGAAATCGAGGAAGCCACGGGGATTTTCACCCGAGTCCATAACGACATGAAAACAGTGGCCCTGGGTTTCAGCAAAATCAGCCCAGAAATCAAGAACGGAAATGCAGACGAACACCTGGAAAACAATATCGCCCTGCTCTTTTTCCCGCAGGGAAGAACGCCTGCCGGAAGTTTCATCGTAGACGGCCACATTTTAAGAGGCTCTTCCAATCTCGCGGGGGAACTTTCCTTCTTCCCATTCAGCGTCGAAAAAGAAAAACTTCCCGAAATTTTCAGTTCGTTGGAAAAAGCCCAGTCCTACGTAGATAGGCTATTCGTCGCGACCACCGTATTTTTAGATCCGGCCGTTATTTTCGTAACCGGCGGTCTTTCGAACTGGATGAATGCTGAAAAAATCGTTTCCACATTGCAAGAACGTCTGAACCGCAGTCAGCTACCCAAAATTATCATCCAGCCTAGAGCGGAAGTGGAGTATTTCGCAGGTTTGTACAGTATCGCCGTAGACCACCTTCTCGGCGCCTAA
- a CDS encoding saccharopine dehydrogenase family protein — protein sequence MARALIIGCGAVATVAIKKCCTVSEVFSEICIASRHRENCEKLAEQIRPNSKTVITTAAVDADKAENVVKLIKEYKPDLVMNIALPYQDLAIMDACLECGVNYMDTANYEPENIDDPEWRKVYDKRCKEAGFSAYFDYSWQWAYAKKFEEKGLTALLGSGFDPGVTQAYCAYALKHQFDTIEEIDILDCNGGDHGYKFATNFNPEINLREVSAPGSYWDTDANGKGHWVEIPAMSIKREYNFKEVGQKDMYLLHHEEIESLAKNIPGVKRIRFFMTFGQSYLDHMRCLEDVGMLRTDPIMFNGQEIVPIQFLKALLPDPASLGPRTVGKTNIGCIFKGTKDGKPKTYYLFNVCDHQECYKELGSQAIAYTTGVPAMCGALMMLTGKWTTPGVHTVEEFDPDPYMDALNKYGLPWQEDFNPTLVD from the coding sequence ATGGCAAGAGCTCTGATTATCGGTTGTGGCGCCGTTGCCACCGTCGCTATCAAGAAGTGCTGCACCGTCAGCGAAGTTTTCTCTGAAATCTGCATTGCAAGCCGCCATCGCGAAAACTGCGAAAAGCTGGCTGAACAGATTCGTCCGAACTCCAAGACGGTGATTACCACCGCTGCCGTTGACGCCGACAAGGCCGAGAACGTGGTGAAGCTGATCAAGGAATACAAGCCTGATCTGGTCATGAACATCGCACTTCCCTACCAGGATCTTGCCATCATGGACGCATGCCTCGAATGCGGCGTGAACTACATGGATACCGCCAACTACGAACCGGAAAACATCGACGACCCGGAATGGCGCAAGGTTTACGACAAGCGCTGCAAGGAAGCAGGCTTTAGCGCCTACTTCGATTACAGCTGGCAGTGGGCATACGCCAAGAAGTTTGAAGAAAAAGGTCTTACCGCACTTCTCGGTTCTGGCTTCGACCCGGGTGTAACCCAGGCATACTGCGCCTACGCCCTCAAGCACCAGTTCGACACCATCGAAGAAATCGACATCCTGGATTGCAACGGCGGCGATCACGGCTACAAGTTTGCCACCAACTTCAACCCGGAAATCAACCTCCGCGAAGTTTCCGCTCCGGGCAGCTACTGGGACACCGACGCTAACGGCAAGGGTCACTGGGTAGAAATCCCGGCCATGAGCATCAAGCGCGAATACAACTTCAAGGAAGTGGGCCAGAAGGACATGTACCTCCTGCACCACGAAGAAATTGAATCCCTCGCCAAGAACATTCCGGGCGTAAAGCGCATCCGCTTCTTCATGACCTTCGGCCAGAGCTACCTGGACCATATGCGTTGTCTCGAAGACGTGGGCATGCTGCGTACCGATCCTATCATGTTCAACGGTCAGGAAATCGTTCCTATCCAATTCCTGAAGGCTCTCCTTCCGGATCCGGCAAGCCTCGGTCCTCGCACCGTCGGTAAGACCAACATCGGCTGTATCTTCAAGGGAACCAAGGACGGCAAGCCCAAGACTTACTACCTGTTCAACGTCTGCGACCACCAGGAATGCTACAAGGAACTGGGCAGCCAGGCAATCGCTTACACCACCGGCGTTCCCGCTATGTGCGGCGCCCTGATGATGCTTACCGGCAAGTGGACTACCCCGGGCGTACACACTGTGGAAGAATTCGACCCGGATCCGTACATGGACGCACTGAACAAGTACGGCCTCCCCTGGCAGGAAGACTTCAACCCGACATTGGTTGATTAG
- the speA gene encoding biosynthetic arginine decarboxylase has translation MKKWRIDDSRDLYNVKGWGVNFFDINDKGHATVSPLKDGGCEIDLFELVQDLSLRDVSTPMLIRFPDILCSRIEKINECFNKAREEYGFKGSYYSIFPIKVNQQRAVLEEVVGHGKKFNIGLEAGSKPELHAVLANMDNPDSLIICNGYKDEDFIELALLSQKMGKKIFVVVEKMNELHLVVELANRIGVRPNIGIRIKLASSGSGKWEESGGYHSKFGLNSSELLEALDYIKEEKMEDCLKLIHFHLGSQITHIRNIKNGLREISQFYIQIRKMGMALEFVDVGGGLGVDYDGTRSTNASSVNYSIQEYANDVVYGIYEACEEAKVPHPNIIAESGRALSAHHSVLVFNILETAGQAFFDEDEHEIGDDAPAALKDLYAIYKGLSPKNLLESWHDAMQLNDDVLSGFKVGDYDLPTRAMSERLFWSIARVVNQIASTLRHPPYELEELPRLLAQKYFGNFSLFQSLPDSWAIDQIFPVMPIQRLDEEPTVETTIQDVTCDSDGKIALFIRGGDVCHTLPLHKLKKDEPYYIAVYLVGAYQEILGDLHNLFGDTNAVHVVCNDKGGYDIDKVIDGESVEDVLDYVNFSDKALVRNMENWVTRSVKEGKITVKEGKEFLNIYRSGLYGYTYLE, from the coding sequence ATGAAGAAATGGCGTATCGACGATTCCCGCGATCTTTACAATGTTAAGGGTTGGGGTGTCAACTTTTTCGATATTAACGACAAGGGTCACGCAACCGTTTCCCCGCTGAAGGATGGCGGTTGTGAAATCGACTTGTTCGAACTGGTGCAGGACTTGTCCCTCCGCGACGTATCCACTCCTATGCTGATCCGTTTCCCGGACATTCTCTGCAGCCGTATCGAAAAGATCAACGAATGCTTTAACAAGGCCCGCGAAGAATACGGTTTCAAGGGAAGCTACTACAGCATTTTCCCCATCAAGGTGAACCAGCAGCGCGCCGTCCTCGAAGAAGTGGTTGGCCACGGCAAGAAGTTCAACATCGGTCTGGAAGCAGGTTCCAAGCCGGAACTTCACGCAGTGCTTGCCAATATGGACAATCCGGACTCCCTGATTATCTGTAACGGCTACAAGGACGAAGACTTTATCGAACTGGCACTTCTTTCCCAGAAGATGGGCAAGAAGATTTTCGTGGTCGTGGAAAAGATGAACGAGCTCCACTTGGTTGTGGAGTTGGCAAACCGCATCGGCGTCCGACCCAACATCGGTATCCGCATCAAGCTGGCAAGCTCCGGCAGCGGCAAGTGGGAAGAATCCGGCGGTTACCACAGCAAGTTCGGTCTCAATAGTTCCGAGCTTCTGGAAGCCCTCGACTACATCAAGGAAGAAAAGATGGAAGACTGCCTCAAGCTGATCCACTTCCATCTGGGTAGCCAGATTACCCACATCCGTAACATCAAGAACGGCCTTCGCGAAATTTCCCAGTTCTACATCCAGATTCGTAAGATGGGCATGGCCCTGGAATTCGTGGACGTAGGCGGCGGTCTGGGTGTAGACTACGACGGCACCCGCAGCACCAACGCAAGTTCCGTGAACTACTCCATCCAGGAATACGCAAACGACGTGGTGTACGGCATCTACGAAGCTTGCGAAGAAGCCAAGGTTCCCCACCCGAACATCATTGCAGAATCCGGTCGCGCCCTTTCTGCTCATCACTCCGTCCTGGTTTTCAACATTCTTGAAACTGCAGGCCAGGCCTTCTTCGACGAAGATGAACATGAAATCGGTGACGACGCTCCTGCTGCACTGAAGGATCTTTACGCAATCTACAAGGGACTTTCCCCGAAGAACCTGCTGGAAAGCTGGCACGACGCCATGCAGTTGAACGACGACGTCTTGAGCGGTTTCAAGGTGGGCGACTACGACCTGCCTACCCGCGCCATGAGCGAACGTTTGTTCTGGAGCATTGCCCGCGTGGTGAATCAGATTGCAAGCACCTTGCGTCATCCGCCTTACGAGCTGGAAGAACTGCCCCGCCTTCTGGCACAGAAGTACTTCGGCAACTTCAGTCTCTTCCAGAGCTTGCCGGACAGCTGGGCCATCGACCAGATTTTCCCGGTGATGCCGATCCAGCGTCTGGACGAAGAACCTACGGTGGAAACCACCATCCAGGATGTCACCTGCGACTCCGACGGTAAGATTGCGCTGTTCATCCGCGGTGGAGACGTATGCCACACCCTTCCGCTGCACAAGCTGAAGAAGGATGAGCCTTACTACATCGCAGTCTACCTGGTGGGTGCCTACCAGGAAATTCTGGGCGACCTTCACAACCTCTTTGGCGATACCAACGCAGTCCATGTCGTATGCAACGACAAGGGTGGCTACGATATCGACAAGGTCATCGATGGCGAATCCGTAGAAGACGTTCTGGACTACGTGAACTTCAGCGACAAGGCTCTTGTCCGCAACATGGAAAACTGGGTCACCCGCTCCGTGAAGGAAGGCAAGATTACGGTGAAGGAAGGCAAGGAATTCCTGAACATCTACCGTTCCGGTCTGTACGGCTACACCTATCTGGAATAA